The sequence CGGATGCGGCGCGTGCGGTGGCGGCGTTGCCGGTGGTGCAGGCGCAGCCGGGAACGATCGCGTTTCCGAGTGCGGAAGCCCTCACCCGTCTCGATGCATTGCGTGCGCAGCTCGATACGCTGCAGCAATACGAGCGGAATGGTCCGCCGTTCCGCCTGCGGTTCGGACTGTGGCGCGGGCCGGCATTGCTCGATGCGGCGCGGCCGGTGTGGTTCGACGGGTTCAACAAACAGCTCTTCAATGATTCGTGGGTCGCGTTGCGCGATTCGCTGAAAGCCCTGCCCGACATTCCCACCGCCTCCAACGACTACGCGACATCGTACGGCTGGCTCAAGGGGTATCTGATCACCACCACCACGCCTGACAGCAGCACGGCCGAATTCCTCGCGCCGGTGTTGCTCACGAGCTGGCAGCGTGGCATGGACACCGATGCCGATGTCACGGCGCTCGCGCGTCGGCAGTTCGAGTACTACGCCGGCGTGTTGCCGAAGACGAATCCGTATCCGCGGACCGCTGATGCGTCGGTGGTGCGTCATGCGCGCGACTTCCTGTCGCGATTCACCGGCGCCGAGCAGATCTATCTCAACATGATCGGCGCGGCCAACAAGCAGGCGCCGCCGGTGGCGATTCCGCAGGCGCCCGGCATTCTCACGGCGACGAAGGAAGTGGCCGGCGCCTTCAGCAGCAAGGGCGCGTCGTTCATGAGCGATGCGTTCCGCAACGCCGATCGGTACTTCCAGGGTGAGACGTGGGTGGTGGGGGATGTCACCGCGTCGAAGGCCGTGAATCGCGATTCGGTGGTGACAGCGCTGCGGGCGCGGTACGCCGACGACTATGTGCGCACGTGGCGTCAGGTGGTGCAGAGTGCGACGGTGGTGCGGCCGTCGAACGTGGCCGATGCCGCGAGCAAGCTCGATATCCTGGGGGGCGTGAAATCACCGCTGCTGGACGTGCTGCGCACGGTGGCCATGAATACCGCGACGGATTCGGCCATGCGCCAGGCGTTCCAGCCGGTGCATGCGGTGACGCCGCCGGAGATCACGGACAAGTTCGTATCGGAAAAGAACCAGCCGTATATGGATGGCTTGCTGGGTCTGCAGGGCGCATTGTTGCAGGTGTCGAACATGCCGCCGGCGGTGGACACGCCCAGCACGCAGGCGTTGGTGCAGGCGGCGCAACTGGCGGCCGGTGATGTCACGAAGGCGCGTGTATCGGCCAAGCGCGTGTCGCAGGGCTTCGATGTCAGCGGGGCGGGTGGCGCACTGGCGTCTCCGGTGGAGCAGTTGCTGCTGGCGCCGATCACGGGCGCGGAAGCGGTGCTCAAGACAGCGGCGCTGCAGCGTCCGCCGACGCGTCGTGTCGTGGCGGCGGCACCGGCGGCGCCCGCCGCTGCTGGCGGTGGTGGTGGTGGCGGCAATGCGGCCGAAGTGGCCGCGCTCAATGAGCGCGGACGGGCGCTCTGCACGCAGATGGAGAAGCTCACGTCGCGGTTCCCGTTCAACCCCGATGCACGCGACGATGCGAACGTGGGCGATGTGAAGGCCATTCTCGCACCGGGCAGCGGCGAGCTGTGGGTGTTCCAGCAGGAACGGCTCGCGCCCTATCTCGAGAAGGCGGGCAACACCTGGGCGGCGAAACCGGGTGGCAAGGTGGAGCTGTCGAAGAGCTTCGTGGATTTCTTCAATCGGGCGGCCGAAGTGTCGGCGGCACTCTTTGCGGAGGATCCGGCGACGCCCATGGTGCGCTGGCTGGCGAGTGGCGTGATCACCGATCAGACGCCGCTGCTCGTGCTCAAGAACAACGGCAAGGAAGCCCGCTTCGACAAGAAGTCGTTCAAGAACGAAGTCGTGTGGCCCGCCACCAACGGTCGTGACGCCGAGTTGCAGGCGCAGTTCAAGAAGAACAAGCCGGTGACGGTGCGAAAGGCGAGTGGCGACTGGGCGATCTTCCGTCTCGTGATCGGCGCCGACGCCTTCGAAGGGCAGAGCGTGACGTGGAACGCCACGGGCAAGGATGCGGAACCCGTGCGGGTGCAGTTCGAAGCGATGCGCCGGGAAGCGTCGTCGGTGCTCACGCGCGGCTGGCTGGGACGCATGAGCTGCGTGGCGCAGGTGACGAAATAGGGGAGGGGTTTGGAGTCACGTGTTCACGGTTTGGAGGTGAACAGCGGGGTTACGGGTCGTGAGACCTGTATCCCGTGGCCCACGACCCGGCTGTTCACCTCCAAACAGCAAACCCGCAACTCATGCCCCGCTGCACACCGCGCGTACCGTTGTTGGTGATGATATTGACGGCCAGCGCCTGCGCCGCCGAGCCACCGCTCGAGAGCATCGACGGCACCATTGCGTCCGACTCTGCAGCCGCACCGCTCGTGGAGTTCGCGCGACTCCCGCAGGGCCCCGGCCCGCTGCGCATCGCGGCGCGGCCGTCGTTCCGACTCGGCGGTCTGTACGACAACGACAGCCTCGAGTTCGATCCCCGGGCGCACCTGCCCGTGGTCGCCCTGGTCGACGGCACGATTGTCGTGGGCGATCATCAGCGGCTTAAGTTCTACGCCCCCGACGGCACGCTATTGCGCATCGCCGGTCGCTACGGCTACGGGCCCGGCGAATTCGACAGTATCCGCGATCTCTGCCCGCAGGCCGACACCACGCTCGCCGTGATCGACGGCGACGGGCGGTGGTCGGTCTGGAACCGGCAGGGGCAGCTGCTCCACGCCCACGAACGCGAAGGCGTCATTCCCAACCGCGCCTGCTCAGCCAGCGGTGACCTGTTGGTGCTGGATGGTCTGCACACGGTGGTGGACACCGACGGGCGTCGGCGCGCGCCGTATACCTTCCATCGGCTCGATGGCACGCCCCGGCTCACGATCGGTCCGCTCAGCGTCTCCGAATACTTCGTCAACGTGCTTTTCATCCCGGCGTTCACGTTCCACGGCCAAAGCCTGCTGATCGGCGATTCCCGCACTTTCGCCTTGCAGGAAGTGTCCATCGAGGATGGCCGAACGCTGCGCCGGTGGCACGTGCACGGCGGCATGCGCCCGATGTCCCAGGCCGTGTACGACAGCATCGTGGAGTCCGGCTTTCCCCGCGACGCCTCCGCGGACCAACGAAAGAAGACCCTGGCGCGCGCCGCCGAACTGGGTAACCCCGGCGTGTTCCCGGCCTTCTTCGAGGTGCGTTACGATCCGGCTGGCCGGATCTGGATCAATCCGGCGTTTGAGCGCTGGCGTTGGTACGTGATCGATCGACAGGGGATGCGGCTGTCCCTGGTGACGCTGCCCATGCCGCCCACTGAGCTCGCCAAACTGGAGGGTTTCACGGATCGCCACGTCGCGATCCACCAGTTCGATGCAGACGGCGCGCCGATCCTCAGCTTCCATTCGATCGAGGAACGCGCGCCGGCGCAACACTGAACGAGCGGCGTGGAGCAAACTCGGGACCCGGCACTCACATCCCACAACCCGGCCGTTTCACTCCAAACCCCCAACCCATCACCCGCTACCTGCTTCGTCCACACATACAACGGACACCCACGATTGCCCAGGAGATCGGACGGGATCAGCGCCTTTTCGGATACACCTCGAGCAGCGCGACATCACCCGGATCGACGAGCAGCAGATCTTCGAGCGTGACCGGCACCATGTCGATGCGGATATCCCACCCGCCCTGACACGATGTCGAACGGAGTGCCACCTCGAGACCACGGCCCCGTCTGATGGTCAATGGTTCACCCCCCAAACTCCAAACCCACTACTTGCGACTGCTTTACTGCCCGCACCCCAACTGTCCCGTGTACCGATTGATGACCTCGGCCTGCGCCATCGATCTCGCGGTGATCCGTGCCGAACGCAGCGCGGTGCACGCGGGCTTCACCTCGTCCATCAACAGATGGGCTTCGGCGATGCGGATGTAGGCCCACGTACTGTCGGTGCCGGTGGGCAGTCGGGCGATGAGCGATTGCAGCACGGGCACGGCGGCGCGGGCATCCTTTTCATCGGCCGATGAAGGGTCGAGAGCCTTGGTGATGCTGTCGAGCGTGGCGAGGGCGCGTGTCGCCATTGGTGACGGTGTGTGCGTCGCACCAGGCTCCGGAGATGCGGGCGACGTCGGACGCGCACCGCCTGCACCCGCGGCCGCGTCGGGGGCGGACGTGGCCGGCGGTGTTACACTGGGCGTAGTGGGTGTTGCACTGCCGGATGCCGCTGGATCGGAGCTCGTCACATTGCGCGCGGCATCGACGGCCGTGGTGGCCGCCGTCGTGGCCGCTCCCTGCGCCCCTTCGATCAGCTTGCCCGCGGTATTCGTGGCGGAATTCACCAGCCGGTCGATATCCGACACCCGCGGCGCCCGCTGCTTGGTATACCACCACCACCCCGCAGCAACCACCAGCACCAGCGACAGACTGGGCAACGGAATGCGCGGCATGCGGAAACCGCTGCGCTTCGGCGTCTGCACATCCACCCGCGGCGCCGGTTGCGGAGTTGCGCGGGACACCGATGGACTGGCCACCGGTGTGCGTGATGGTGGGGGCGTGGTGCTCTTCGGCTTGGCGCCCGACTTGCCGAGCTCCCGGCGGATTTCTTCCTTGTCCACCGTGGTGATGACCCGCGCGGCGCCCGGCGTGTCCACCTGGGTCGAAGCCGGAGCGGCCGGGGGCGCGGCGCCGGCGGTTGCGGCAGGTGCTGCTGCGACGGCTGATGCCGGCCGTGCGGGTGCCTGCAACGCCGCTTCGAAGGCCTTGGCGAAAGCACCGGCCGAGGCCGTGCGTTTGGCCGGATCGCGATCGAGCGCCTGATTGAACACCTGCTGCAACCCGGCGGGCCACTGCATGTCGGGGCGCACCACACTCAACGTGCGCGGTTCGGCCACCAGACGTGCCGTCATGCCGCGATCCGGTGTGTTGCCGTCGAACGGCAGATCGAGCGTCAGACACTGATACGCCACCAGCGCGAGCGCATACACATCGCTGCGGTGATCGACCTGACTGCCCAGGAGCTGTTCGGGACTCATGAATTCCGGCGTGCCCACCACGAAGCCCGTGCGTGTCAGCCCCGATTCCTTCTCGTTGCTGCCCACGGCCTTGGCGATACCGAAGTCCACCACTTTGCACTTGTCGACACCCTCGTCGTCCTGCTGGACGAGAATGTTGTCGGGCTTGAGATCGCGATGCACGATCCCCATGCGATGCGCGGCATCGAGGCCGTCGGCCACCTGCCGCACGATGACGGCGGTGCGCTGCGCACTGAGTGGTCCGTCCTTCGTGAGCACACTCTTGAGCGTGGAGCCGTTCACGTACTCCATCGCCAGATACACCAGCCCTTCCGACGTCTCGCCGAAATCGAACACGCGCGCCACACGTTCGTGTTCGATGCTGCTGGCGTTCGCGGCTTCGCGATTGAAGCGCGCCACCGAGGCGGGGTCTTTGAGCAGCTCGGGGCGCAACACTTTGATGGCGGCCTGCAATGGCAGACGCACATGCCGCGCGAGGTAGACCTTGCCCATGCCACCTTCACCGAGCAGATCGGTGACAAGATACCGATCGGCGACGACGGAACCGATCAGATCGCCATCGGCATCGGCAGCCCGCAACGTCGACCCATCTGCCGGGCAGAAGATGTTCGTATCGGCGTAATTGGTGCCGCAGACGGGACAGACTTTGGGCATCGGCTCGAAGCGAAGAACCCGCGGGCCATGGCAGCCCCAGCGGGACGGAAGAACGGCGGAAACGGGTTGTGCCACAGGTCTCGCCAGGGGCGTGACACCGGCAGACCGGTGGTGGCACTGAACGAATGCAGGGTTCGGCGGTATGTTCTCCCCGAAACTTATCCTTGGGAGAATACCCGCATGTCTGCCGCTTCGCTCGTTCGCCGCACCCGCCGGGCCCTGGCCGTGACGCTCACGGGGGCTGGAACCCTGGCGGCCGCCTTCGCCGGTCCCCTCGCCCTGGCTGCCGTTGCCGCTCCCGGAACCGCCGGCGCCCAGGGCGCGTCCGGCAAGCCCACCGTGGCCGTCATGTACTTCACGAACGGGGCGATCGGCAACAACGCCGAATACGCGCCGCTGAGCAAGGGACTGGCGGAGATGCTCATCACGGAGCTCTCGGGCAACGAGAACATCCGGGTCGTGGAGCGCGATCGCCTGCAGGCGCTACTCGAGGAGCAGAACCTCGGCGCCAGCGGCCGGGTGGAGAAGGAGACGGCGGCGAAGATCGGCAAGACGCTCGGCGCGCTGCACATGCTCATGGGCAGCTTCGTGATCGATCCGAAGAACACCATGCGCATGGATGTGCGGGCCATCAACACCGAGACGTCGGAACTGGAGTACGCGACCTCGGTCACCGGCAAGGCGGACCGGATGCTCGAGTTGCTCGGGCAGTTGGGCACCAAGCTGAATGCCGGCCTCAAACTGCCCTCGGTGCAGCGCGGCTTCGAGGAAGGCAAGGCCGTGGGCGCGAAGGGTCCGAACCAGCTCAAGTCGATGATGCTGCTCAGTCGCGCGCTCGAGCAGCAGGACCGGAAGAACAACACGCAGGCGGTGGCGCTGTACAAGGAATCGATCCAGGCCAACCCCGACAATCAGCGCGCGAAGACGTTGCTGGCGTCGTTGGAGAGCGGCACCAAGTAACGGCACCAAGCAACGGCGCCGGTCACGGACGCTCGCCGGCGCGCCGCACACGCGCGGTAGGACACTCATGAAAGCCCCCGCATGAAAAAGGGGCGCGATCCACTCGGATCGCGCCCCTTCGTCGTGACTACGCCAACACTATCCGACCCGGCGGATCACTTCTTCTGCCGGATCGGTGAGTAGGGGTCGAACCACGCCGAGACGGAATTGCCGCTGCTGATCCCCGAGGGATAGGAGCAGGAACTGCTGACGTTGTAGCACAACTGGCCCGAGGTGCTGGTGAAGTAACCATACCCGTCGCTCACGTAGATATCGAACGACTGGTTGATCGGAATCAACCAGGTGCAGTGGGTGGGATCGTTGCCACCGCTGGAGCGTTCGCAGGTGCGGGTCCACGAACTGCCGGAGGCGGTCAACGAGCCCATGCCCAGGCCGTTGAGTGTGACCGAGACCTGCACCGTGGGCACCGCCACGAACCAGGCGGTGACCTCGATGTTGCCCTCGATGCTGGTCAGGACACAGGTGGGCGAGGTGCCGGCCGAGGCACAGGCGCCGCCCCATCCGCCGAACGTCGACGCACCGTCCGGTGTGGCGTGGAGCGTCAGGGTGCCCTGCAGATCCTCGACCGACGCTGTCGCCTTGCAATCCTGCGGTGCGGGCGACGAGGCGCCCACCAGCGAGCAGTCGATCTCCATCCCCGACGCGGACACCATACCGGCCCCGGTGGCGTTACTGGGCGCGGTCACGTTGAGGGTGACGGTCGGCGTACCGAAGGTGGCGGTCACCACCGCCGGACTGTTGGCGGTGAAGGTGCACGACTGCGAGCTCGAGAGACAGGCGCCGCTGAACGCGCCGAAGGTCTGCTCCGTTCCCGGCAGGGCCGTGAGCGTGACCATGCGGTTCAGGTCGACGAACGTCTGGCACTCCTTCTCGCTCTCCCCTTCCTGCAACGTGCAGGTGTAGTTGTCGTTCACGCGGACACTGCCGAAGCCCGGGCCCTGGAGCGAGAGCGTCAGCGCGACCTGGCGGCGGGTGAACACCGCGCCCACCGTCTTGGCCTGGTCCATCGTCAGCGTACAGGCCCCGTTGCCGGAGCAGGCGCCCGTCCAGCCGGTGAACGTGCTGTACGAATCGGGGATGGCGGTGAGGGTGATGCTCGACCCGTTGGCCAGCGTGTTGGAGCAGGTGCCCGAGGTCTGACCGTTGCTGCGGGCGCAGGAAATGGCCGTCCCGCCGAACACCTGGCCGTCACCCGTGCCGCTCGGCACGACCGTCAGCACCGCCGGCGGATCGAACTGCACCGAGATCGCCTTGCCCGGGCTGGTCACCTGCACCGTGCAGGTGGCACCCGACGTGGTCGTGCAGCCGCTCCAGCCGCGGAAGCTGTTGCGGTTGGCGGCCGTGGCCGTGAGGGTGATCGTCGAGCCTTCGGTGAAGAGGGCCGAGCAGGCACCCAGACCGGCCGCGCCGTTCAGCGTGCAGGCAATGCCGATCGGCGAGGACGAGACCGTGCCGGACCCCTGACCGATGCCCGCGATCGAGATCGGCACCGGGGCGTCGAAACGCGCCGTGACCGAACGTGCGGCGTTCATCGTGAGCTGACAGACGGGCGCGTTGACGCCGGCGCAATCGCCTGTCCAGCCGCCGAAGGTGCTCTGGCCGCTCGGAATCGCCTGGAGCGTCACCACCGTGCCTTCGTAGAAGACATTGGAGCAGGTGCCGCTGACGCCGCCCTGCGCGGCGTAGCAGGTGATGCCGCCCAGATCGGAATTGACGGTACCAAAGCCCGTGCCCGCCGCGCTGATGTTGAGCGTGCGGAGGGCGCGGAACACCACGCCGACGTTGCGCGCCTGGTTCATGCTCACCGTACAGGCGGCGCCCTGCGTACCGGAGCAGTCACCCGACCAGCCGATGAGCTCGGAACCGGAGGCCGGCGTGGCCGTGAGGACGACGTCCACGTCACCGGGGAAGGTGTACGCGCAGGTGCCCGCCGCGCCCGTGCCGTTGATGACGCAGCTGATACCTGCCGGCGACGACGTCAGCGTGCCCGTGCCGCTCTGTCCGGCCGAGACCACCGTGAGTGCGGCCGGCGGCGGCACGACCCGCACGTCGACGAAGTTCATACGGCCGCCCACGTCGGCGGTGATCCGGGTGGAGCCCACCGCCACACCCGTCACGACACCCGCGGCGCTGACCGAGGCCACGTTGGGATTGCTGCTCGTCCACGTCGCGGCGCGACCGGTGACCGGACGCTGCTGGCGGTCGAGAACCAACGTGCTGAGCGTCATCGGACGCGCGAGTTCCAGCCGCAGCGGCTGGCCGGTCCCGACGACGTTCTCCGCGGGGGCGCTGATCCGCACCTCGGCCACGTCGTTGAGCTGGATCGTGCTGGGCACCGTGGTCGTCACGCCGGGGCGCAGCGACAGCGGTCCGACATACTGACGGTCGACGGGCAGCCCATCGATGAGCAACTGGATCTCGATGAGCACGACGCACTCGTCGGCGCCGATGGAGGTCCCGGGCAGCGCGCCGCGCTGTCCGTTGGCGAGACAGCTGGCCAGATCCACACCGACCGGCACGGCCTGGGCCGTGCCCGTGAGCCGGATCGACTGCGTGGACAACGGACTGTAGCCGCCGTTCTGCAGGAGGTAGCTGGTGGCGATCCGCACTTCCTCGTTGGAGCCGGCGGTCGTCTGGAACGACGCAGAGAGGACGAGCTGGGCGGACTGCCCCGAAGGACCGACGCCGTTGTCGGCGCAGGCGCCGAGCAGCGAGGTGGCCGCGAGGGCCGACACGGCGAGCGAGCGGGTCGCGCGGCGCATGCGGTCCCCGGCATGGCGAAGGGCGCGAAGCGGCGCGCTCGAAAACATGGTAGGCATGATCGACATGGGCGATTAGAAGCGAGTCACGATGACGAGACCCGCCGAGGCGCCGTAAAAGGCCGTGCGGGGAGCGGTGCCGACGATGCGGGGGCGCAGTTGGCCGCCCTGACCGCGCAGGTAGGGCTGGAACGTGAGAGCACCGGCCCGCTTGACGAGGCCGATGGTGCCGCCGCCGCTGATCACGCCCGACGTGGCCAGACCCTGATTGATCGCGAGACCGGTGTGCACCCGCCCGTCACCCGTGAAGAGGATGTCGGTGGTGGCGGAGATCGGGATGCTGGTGCGCAGACCGCCGTCGAAGTAGTTGCCGCTGGTGCCCGCGACTTCCACGCCATCGCGTTCGTAGCGGGTGCGGAACCGGTTCACGCCCCAGAGGACGAACTCCCGGAGGCGCGGCACCGCGAACTGGATCTGCGCGTCGGTGGTGAAGATGGGGCCGAGGCGGATCGTGGAGACGGCGGGAGCCGATGCGGGCAGCGCCGGATTGCGCAGCTCGTCATCGTCGTAGAGATCGACCGCGCCGGTGACACTGAAGCGATGGCCGCCGATCAGCCGGTCGAGGCCCACCGATCCGCGAATGACGTTGCCGGGCTGGAAGTCGGTGGACGGGGCGCCGGCGGCGATGGCCGCGATGGGCTGGTACTTGCCGCGCATCTCGTACGATCCGCCGATCGCGACGGCCCAGCCGAGCACCTGCTTGGCGAGCACGAGGCCGGCCGTTCCACTCGGGCCGGCACCCACGGGCGCCGCGCCGAGACCCAGCGCCGGTGCCGCCGTGGCCCGCAGCACCGTGAGGGCGCTGGCTTCCAGTTCGGTCTGGCCGGTGGGCGCGTTCACCCCGCCGGTGAGGACCAGTGCATCATTGAACAACCGTCCCGTGGCGCGGATGCGCACGTCGGTGGGGCCGTACAACGTGGAGGTCTGCTCCGTGTCTCCGGCGCCCAGCTTGGGCGCGTAGGTCAGGCGCTGATACGTGAACGCGGACTGCACGTCCACCGTCCAGGCCGTTCCGAGAGGCAGGGCGAGCGAAACGGGCACCGAGAACTGTTCGATCTGCTTGAGCCGAGTCGAGTCCCGTCCCATGGTGCCGGGCTGCTGGAAGCCCACGCCGCCAAAACGGATGGCATCGACGGTGCCGCCGACCGCCAGCACGCCGGTGCCGATGAGCCGGTCCTGCGCGGTGGCGATGGACGGAAGCGAAAGGGTCAGCGCGGCGGCCAGCCCGGGCATCACCAGGGGGGAGACGGTGCGTCGCCGTGACCGCATCCGGGGCCGCGTCTCCGGGCACGTCTGTGAACGGGTCCCGGTGGCGAGAGAAGGCATGGAGGTCATGGACGGGTGATCGTGATGATGACGGTCGCCTGCGATGCCGGGAAAGTCGGATCGAGCGCGGAGCTGACGGTGCGCGAGACGTTGGTGATGAGGTCGAGCGGGCGGTTCAGACGGTCGATGGTGCTGGAAATGGCCCCGTCGAGCGGCCGGATGCCCGGAATGGCGACCGGCGTGCCCGTGCCCATGGCGCCATAGGAGCGGACATGCTGCTGCATGGCGCGAGCCTCACGGAAGCTCGGATCGAGACGCGCGGCGCGGCTGAATTCCGCGGCGGCGCCCCGGTAGTCGCCCTGGTAGTAGCGCTGGACGCCGCGCCCGTAGGCCAGCAGCGCGCCGATGTTCTTCGTGGGCTGGGCTTCGATGGCTGCGCGCTCGGCCGGCGTGAGCGTGACCCCCAGCGATTCGAACAGCCGGAACACCAGCGCCTTTTCGGCGGCCAGGATCTCGGCCAGGGGGGCCCGGGCGTCGACCGCGTTGGACACCGTCGCCCGTTCCACGTCGCCGATACGGGCGCCGAGGCGGAGCGTGCGGCCGTCCGTGAGCGATTCCACGGAGCCGAATACCAGGCGCTGGGCGCTCACGAGATGCCCGACCCGCGGCGCGGTGGCCGAATCCACGCGGCCGGTGGCCGCCAGATCGAGCTCCCGGAGCACTTCACCCAGGCGCGCCCGCTCGACGATCCGCACCTGTCCGCTGCGGGACAGGTCGGTGGAGACGAGCTCGGCGAGTGCGAAGGCGAGCGGCGTGAGGGTGGTGTCGTTCCCGTTTGCCGCGAACGGAGGCACGCCAACCGTGCCCTGGGCCGCGAGGCCGCGGCTCTGTTCACTGGCCATGGCCCGCGAATCGCCAGCGGCGGGACGGGGAGCGGGGGTGGGGCCGGAGCCGCAGGCGGCGAGCAGCCACACGGACAGCGAGGCAACGGGTATGCACGCCGAGCGCAGGGCGCCGGGGTGCATGCGCAGGGGGCGCATGAACATTGAGGACACGGTGAGGGACGGAGCCGGCCCGTGACTGGCGCGCATCCGTGGGATGCGTCACTGTCGAGGCATGTATCGGCGTGGAACGGCTACTTGCGTAAGTGGCGAATGTGCGGCCTGCGTAGAGTAGAATCAAGCGACACACGCATTTGACGCGATGGTTTGTGGGTCACGAAAGCGTGATACACACTGTCGCCCGGGGAGCCCTTATGACCTATCGTACCAGACACGTGATGGCTGTCACCTCGGCGGCGCCCGTGGCAGCGCCGGTGGCGTTGCTGCTTTCGGTCGTGATCGGCCTGAGCGGATGCGCCACCAATCCGGTCACCGGCCGTCGGGAGCTGTCCCTCATCTCCGAGGCGCAGGAGATCCAGATGGGACGGGAAGCCTCGGCGGCGGATCTCAAGCGTGTCGGCGAAGTGCCGCAGACCGAAGTGCAGGCGATGGTGCGTCGCCTCGGCTCGGCCATGGCCGCCAAGTCGGAGCGTCCCAATCTTCCCTGGGAATTCCATGTGCTCGACGACGCGGCGGTGAACGCGTTTGCGTATCCCGGCGGCTTCATCTTCGTGACGCGTGGCCTGCTCACCAACCTCAACAGCGAATCGGAGCTGGCGGAGGTGATCGGGCACGAGATCGGCCATGTGACCGCCAAACACTCGGTGGTGGCCATGAGTCAGCAGCAGCTCGCGCAGATCGGTCTGGTGGGCGCGAGCATCTTTTCGTCGACGGTGGCGAAGTACGGCGATCTGATCGGCGGCGGCGCGTCGCTGCTCTTTCTCAAGTTCGGCCGCGACGACGAACTGCAGGCGGATGCGCTGGGCTTCCGCTACTCCCTGGCCCAGGGATTCGACGTGCGGGAAGCGCCCAAGGTGTTCGAAACCCTGGGACGACTCAGCGGCAGCGGCGGCCGCGTCCCGGAGTGGCAGAGCACACACCCCGATCCCGGCAATCGGGCCGTGCGGGCCGAGGCGCGTGCGGCCGAACTCGCCCCCGGTGCGCTCATCGGTACCAAGGTGAATCGCGACAGCTATCTGCGATTGCTCGACGGCATGGTGTTCGGCGAGAACCCGCGTCACGGATATTTCGAAGGCACGCGCTTCCTGCACCCCGATCTGCGCTTCCAGTTCGATTTCCCCACGGGGTGGAAGTTCGCGAATCAGCCCGAAGCGGTGGTGGGGGTGAGCGCGGACAACAGCGCGCAGTTGCAGTTGCTGCCCGCCAGCGGCACCCCGGCGCAGGCCCTGCAGACGTTTCTGCAGCAGCAGGGCATCACGGTGCGGCAGTCGGGACAGACCACGGTGAATGGACTCACTGCGGCCGCGGCCACGTTCGACGCCACCACGCAGCAGGGCGCGTTGCAGGGCCGCGCGCTCACGGTCGCGCACAACGGACAGACGTACATGCTGCTCGGTCTGATGGTCGCCAACGCCCCGGCGGCGCGCGCCGCGGAAGTGGACGCGACCTTGCGTTCCTTCCGCGCGCTCACCGACGCCACGGCGCTCAACAAGCAGCCGGCCCGTGTGCAGCTCGTGACGCTCGATCAGGCCATGACCGGCGCCCAGTTCGTGCAGCGGTATCCCAGCACGGTGTCGGCGGAGGCGGTGTACATCGCCAACGGCATCGAGGCCGCCACGTCGTTGCCGAAGGGCATGATCCTCAAGCGGATCCGCTGAGTGTCCGACCGCCGCGTGCGGGATGCGATCATCCCGCGCGAGCTGCGTGCCTGGCGCGCCTGGGGCGTGGCCCGTCGCATGGAACGGGGCGTCCGCGATCCGCGCTTTCGCGAGCTCGTGCAGCGCATCGACGGCGGACCGCTGCATCTGTGTCCGAGCGTGACGCTGCTGCCCGATGGAG comes from Gemmatimonas aurantiaca and encodes:
- a CDS encoding ImcF-related family protein — encoded protein: MASRKPITRWIIAAAVLLFFLVVLVVLERTMALDTVSRWVLRIGLVLLGLVAAGAIVWFLRPQDQEPVLDPGDDVLLAIGAARGRLPRGSFASRAMVLLLGPEGSAKTSLVARSGGDPQLLAGDAPAGANDVPVSTKTANVWAMQNAVVTELASRLLTDAPRFGKVVRALRAPRVAAAVGQGDAAPRAAVVCVPCDLFYAGGNGEQLQQLAQSMRQRLAEAARELGLALPVYVMFTKMDRIPHFEPWVSVFTKDELRAPLGATLAFDPGVNTGNYAERLTPRLDAAFAEIAQQVGSRRVDLLGRETQLDRRYASYELPRELRKLQASVSQFLVELCRPTQLGSSPQLRGFYFTGARPVVVTDVGAATAVATPQAPTGATGIFRRPEMASAPAAAAPVTRKVPEWVFLDRFLREVVIADTGAASVARGGVSVQRTRRILLGTAIAASLLLLLGVTISWLGNRALQGRVSDAARAVAALPVVQAQPGTIAFPSAEALTRLDALRAQLDTLQQYERNGPPFRLRFGLWRGPALLDAARPVWFDGFNKQLFNDSWVALRDSLKALPDIPTASNDYATSYGWLKGYLITTTTPDSSTAEFLAPVLLTSWQRGMDTDADVTALARRQFEYYAGVLPKTNPYPRTADASVVRHARDFLSRFTGAEQIYLNMIGAANKQAPPVAIPQAPGILTATKEVAGAFSSKGASFMSDAFRNADRYFQGETWVVGDVTASKAVNRDSVVTALRARYADDYVRTWRQVVQSATVVRPSNVADAASKLDILGGVKSPLLDVLRTVAMNTATDSAMRQAFQPVHAVTPPEITDKFVSEKNQPYMDGLLGLQGALLQVSNMPPAVDTPSTQALVQAAQLAAGDVTKARVSAKRVSQGFDVSGAGGALASPVEQLLLAPITGAEAVLKTAALQRPPTRRVVAAAPAAPAAAGGGGGGGNAAEVAALNERGRALCTQMEKLTSRFPFNPDARDDANVGDVKAILAPGSGELWVFQQERLAPYLEKAGNTWAAKPGGKVELSKSFVDFFNRAAEVSAALFAEDPATPMVRWLASGVITDQTPLLVLKNNGKEARFDKKSFKNEVVWPATNGRDAELQAQFKKNKPVTVRKASGDWAIFRLVIGADAFEGQSVTWNATGKDAEPVRVQFEAMRREASSVLTRGWLGRMSCVAQVTK
- a CDS encoding serine/threonine-protein kinase — translated: MPKVCPVCGTNYADTNIFCPADGSTLRAADADGDLIGSVVADRYLVTDLLGEGGMGKVYLARHVRLPLQAAIKVLRPELLKDPASVARFNREAANASSIEHERVARVFDFGETSEGLVYLAMEYVNGSTLKSVLTKDGPLSAQRTAVIVRQVADGLDAAHRMGIVHRDLKPDNILVQQDDEGVDKCKVVDFGIAKAVGSNEKESGLTRTGFVVGTPEFMSPEQLLGSQVDHRSDVYALALVAYQCLTLDLPFDGNTPDRGMTARLVAEPRTLSVVRPDMQWPAGLQQVFNQALDRDPAKRTASAGAFAKAFEAALQAPARPASAVAAAPAATAGAAPPAAPASTQVDTPGAARVITTVDKEEIRRELGKSGAKPKSTTPPPSRTPVASPSVSRATPQPAPRVDVQTPKRSGFRMPRIPLPSLSLVLVVAAGWWWYTKQRAPRVSDIDRLVNSATNTAGKLIEGAQGAATTAATTAVDAARNVTSSDPAASGSATPTTPSVTPPATSAPDAAAGAGGARPTSPASPEPGATHTPSPMATRALATLDSITKALDPSSADEKDARAAVPVLQSLIARLPTGTDSTWAYIRIAEAHLLMDEVKPACTALRSARITARSMAQAEVINRYTGQLGCGQ
- a CDS encoding CsgG/HfaB family protein, which produces MSAASLVRRTRRALAVTLTGAGTLAAAFAGPLALAAVAAPGTAGAQGASGKPTVAVMYFTNGAIGNNAEYAPLSKGLAEMLITELSGNENIRVVERDRLQALLEEQNLGASGRVEKETAAKIGKTLGALHMLMGSFVIDPKNTMRMDVRAINTETSELEYATSVTGKADRMLELLGQLGTKLNAGLKLPSVQRGFEEGKAVGAKGPNQLKSMMLLSRALEQQDRKNNTQAVALYKESIQANPDNQRAKTLLASLESGTK